A stretch of the Thermoanaerobaculia bacterium genome encodes the following:
- a CDS encoding PaaI family thioesterase yields the protein MKVRITEKQPNSRMCYVCGLRNPHGLKARFYEMETGELLAIFSPGEEHQGYPGRLHGGIAAALLDEAIGRAIMVKHGEEIWGVTLEFSIKYRHPVPLDREIRLVARVTEEERRIFRGTGEILLSDGTSAVEGLGTYLRVPLERLGSMDRETLEWKVVSEVTDPDDFER from the coding sequence ATGAAAGTCAGGATTACGGAGAAACAGCCCAATTCCCGGATGTGTTATGTCTGTGGTTTACGCAATCCCCACGGACTGAAAGCAAGATTTTATGAAATGGAGACCGGAGAACTCCTGGCAATCTTTTCTCCCGGAGAAGAGCATCAGGGGTACCCGGGCAGGCTCCATGGCGGAATTGCCGCGGCACTTCTGGATGAGGCCATTGGACGGGCGATTATGGTGAAGCACGGGGAGGAGATATGGGGTGTGACTCTGGAATTTTCCATTAAATATCGACATCCTGTTCCTCTGGACAGAGAGATTCGTCTTGTAGCAAGAGTCACGGAAGAAGAACGCCGCATCTTCCGGGGGACGGGGGAAATTCTTCTTTCCGATGGAACCTCTGCCGTTGAGGGCCTGGGAACCTATCTCCGGGTCCCTCTGGAACGTCTCGGATCAATGGACAGGGAAACTCTTGAATGGAAGGTGGTATCGGAAGTCACCGATCCAGATGATTTTGAACGGTGA